In the Gossypium raimondii isolate GPD5lz chromosome 9, ASM2569854v1, whole genome shotgun sequence genome, one interval contains:
- the LOC128032675 gene encoding leucine-rich repeat receptor-like tyrosine-protein kinase PXC3, giving the protein MAYLYLSFLLVWFLSKSFLGEAQLNDQATLLAIKEELGGVAGWGDNQTDYCRWEGIRCGLNHSLVERLDLSRRMLRGNVTLISNLKALKELDLSYNNFNGRIPSAFGNLSELEYLDLSLNKFEGSIPVELGGLRNLRSLNLSNNFLVGKIPQELEMLAKLRDFQISGNRLNGSIPHWVGRLTNLRVFTAYENQLVGKIPDNLGLVSELVLLNLHSNQLDGSIPKSIFAMGKLEILVLTQNGLTGELPEEVGNCRGLSSVRIGNNKLVGTIPRTIGNDTSLTYFEADNNNLSGEIVSEFALCTNLTLLNLAYNGFTGIIPPEIGQLMNLQELILSGNSLSGDIPRSILGCKNLNKLDLSENQFNGTIPNKICNMTRLQYLLLDQNSFKGEIPHEIGNCVKLLHLQLGNNFFTGSIPPEIGRIRNLQIALNLSFNRLHGQLPSELGKLDKLVSLDVSSNQLTGNIPPAFKGMLSLIEVNFSNNFLTGPIPTFVPFQKSPDSSFQANKGLCGEPLSFTCANSDPADYHHTVSYRIILAVIGSGLAVFVSVSVVVVLFMMRERQEKATRSVEIEDEGTSDQPTIIAGTVFVENLRQAVDLDAVVKATLKDSNKINNGTFSTSYKAVMPSGLILSVKRLKSMDRTIVHHQNKMIRELERLSKLCHDNLVHPIGFVIYEDVALLLHHYLPNGTLAQLLHESSQQSEYQPDWPKRLSIAIGVAEGLAFLHHVAVIHLDISSSNVLLDADFKPLVGEIEISKLLDPSKGTASISAVAGSFGYIPPEYAYTMQVTTPGNVYSYGVVLLEILTTRLPVDEDFGEGVDLVKWVHGARARGETPEQILDARLSTVSFWWRREMLAALKVALLCTDTTPAKRPKMKKVVEMLQEVRQN; this is encoded by the exons ATGGCATATTTGTACTTGTCATTTTTGCTTGTTTGGTTTCTATCGAAATCATTTCTTGGGGAGGCTCAGCTCAATGACCAAGCTACATTGTTAGCCATTAAGGAAGAGCTTGGGGGTGTAGCAGGTTGGGGTGATAACCAAACAGATTACTGTCGCTGGGAAGGTATTCGTTGTGGCTTGAACCATTCCCTTGTTGAAAGACTGGATCTTTCTAGGCGTATGCTTAGAGGTAATGTTACTCTCATCTCTAATCTTAAAGCATTGAAGGAGCTTGACCTTTCTTATAATAACTTCAATGGACGGATTCCTTCAGCTTTTGGGAATTTATCTGAGCTTGAATATCTGGATCTGTCATTGAATAAGTTTGAAGGTTCTATTCCAGTGGAGTTGGGTGGCCTTAGAAACCTTAGATCATTGAACTTGTCAAACAACTTTCTTGTAGGAAAGATACCTCAAGAACTTGAGATGCTAGCAAAGTTGCGGGATTTTCAGATTTCTGGCAATAGATTGAATGGTTCTATTCCCCATTGGGTTGGCCGTTTGACCAATTTGAGAGTTTTTACAGCCTATGAGAACCAGTTAGTTGGTAAGATTCCTGATAATCTAGGTTTGGTTTCTGAACTGGTGTTGCTAAACCTTCATTCAAACCAGCTTGATGGGTCAATACCAAAAAGCATATTTGCCATGGGGAAGCTTGAAATTTTGGTTCTCACCCAGAATGGACTTACTGGTGAGCTTCCTGAAGAAGTTGGTAATTGCAGAGGCCTTTCTAGTGTTCGTATTGGGAATAATAAACTTGTTGGCACCATTCCCAGGACCATTGGAAATGACACTAGCCTCACATACTTTGAGGCAGATAACAACAACCTCTCTGGTGAAATTGTCTCGGAGTTTGCGCTGTGTACTAATCTTACACTCCTAAACTTGGCCTACAATGGATTTACAGGAATAATTCCGCCGGAGATTGGACAACTTATGAATCTTCAAGAGTTGATTCTTTCTGGAAACAGTCTGTCTGGGGATATTCCGAGATCAATTCTGGGGTGCAAGAATCTTAACAAGCTTGATTTAAGCGAGAACCAGTTTAATGGTACTATaccaaataaaatttgtaatatgaCAAGATTGCAATACTTGCTCTTGGATCAGAACTCATTCAAAGGGGAAATACCTCATGAGATTGGGAATTGTGTGAAACTGCTTCATTTGCAGCTTGGCAACAACTTTTTCACTGGAAGTATTCCTCCTGAGATCGGTCGTATTCGCAACTTGCAGATAGCTCTAAATTTGAGCTTCAATCGTCTCCACGGTCAATTGCCATCAGAATTAGGGAAACTAGATAAGTTGGTCTCTCTGGATGTCTCCAGTAATCAGCTTACTGGTAATATTCCACCAGCATTTAAAGGCATGTTGAGCTTGATAGAAGTCAATTTCTCAAATAATTTTCTCACTGGTCCGATCCCGACATTCGTACCATTCCAGAAAAGTCCGGATTCAAGCTTTCAAGCAAATAAAGGGCTCTGTGGGGAGCCATTGAGCTTCACATGTGCAAACTCTGATCCTGCGGACTACCACCATACTGTCTCTTACAGGATCATACTAGCTGTTATCGGTTCAGGTCTAGCGGTTTTTGTATCGGTCAGTGTAGTGGTGGTCCTGTTTATGATGAGGGAGAGACAAGAGAAGGCCACAAGAAGCGTAGAGATTGAAGATGAAGGAACCAGTGACCAGCCAACCATCATAGCAGGGACTGTGTTTGTCGAGAATCTCAGGCAGGCTGTAGATCTAGATGCTGTAGTCAAAGCCACTTTAAAGGATTCAAACAAAATCAACAATGGGACTTTCAGCACCAGTTACAAGGCAGTTATGCCTTCCGGATTGATTTTGTCAGTAAAGAGACTGAAGTCGATGGATAGGACCATAGTTCATCATCAAAACAAGATGATTAGGGAGCTGGAAAGACTAAGCAAGCTTTGTCATGATAATCTCGTACATCCTATTGGTTTCGTCATCTATGAAGATGTCGCTCTTCTGTTACATCATTATTTACCAAATGGCACACTTGCACAACTTCTTCACGAATCGTCGCAGCAGTCAGAGTATCAGCCTGACTGGCCCAAAAGACTATCAATAGCCATTGGAGTAGCAGAAGGATTGGCTTTTCTCCATCATGTGGCAGTTATCCACCTTGATATATCTTCGAGCAATGTACTTTTAGATGCGGACTTTAAGCCATTGGTTGGGGAGATCGAAATATCAAAGCTCTTAGATCCATCCAAAGGTACTGCAAGTATCAGCGCTGTTGCTGGTTCCTTCGGCTACATTCCCCCAG AATACGCATATACAATGCAAGTCACCACTCCTGGAAATGTGTATAGCTATGGTGTGGTGTTGCTTGAGATCCTCACCACACGATTGCCTGTGGATGAGGATTTTGGGGAAGGAGTAGACTTAGTAAAATGGGTTCATGGTGCTCGAGCAAGAGGGGAGACCCCTGAGCAGATACTTGATGCAAGACTTAGCACGGTTTCCTTTTGGTGGAGGAGAGAAATGCTTGCAGCTTTGAAGGTAGCTTTACTCTGCACTGACACCACACCTGCAAAACGACCCAAGATGAAGAAGGTAGTGGAAATGCTCCAAGAAGTGAGGCAAAATTGA
- the LOC105799500 gene encoding uncharacterized protein LOC105799500 has product MEAGSNNQYVPVVEVPPTVREPSRYSHRSIETLIVVLAAITIIGVIAGIIARLCGGRHFGGNGENDIEGWIENKCRSCIDGGVPAAVPPPKEEPKPAREEEKK; this is encoded by the coding sequence ATGGAAGCAGGGTCAAACAATCAATATGTACCGGTAGTTGAGGTGCCACCCACAGTGAGGGAACCAAGTCGCTATTCGCATCGATCCATCGAAACACTGATCGTAGTGCTGGCAGCCATAACTATCATAGGTGTTATTGCAGGGATCATTGCTCGGCTATGTGGTGGAAGGCATTTCGGTGGAAATGGGGAGAACGACATTGAAGGATGGATAGAAAACAAGTGCAGAAGTTGCATTGATGGTGGAGTCCCCGCTGCAGTTCCACCTCCCAAAGAAGAACCAAAGCCAGCAAgagaagaggaaaagaaatga
- the LOC105799498 gene encoding zinc finger AN1 and C2H2 domain-containing stress-associated protein 11, with amino-acid sequence MGTPQFPDLGKHCSVEDCKQIDFLPFTCDRCHLVYCLEHRSYIKHHCPKADKKDVTVVICPLCAKGVRLIPDEDPNITWEMHVNTECDPSNYDKVTKKKKCPVPGCREVLTFSNTIKCRDCTLDHCLKHRFGPDHKCPGPKKSDPGFPFMGLLSRSRKESKTNQAPATSSSKWATSFLNAASTVRASAEAGMTKLGSEISQKLQIARDGVGLSSSGGGSNGNAGQVEECPQCGAKFSSVTTLVDHVEKVHERNNQSRVFKMSIDVCPKCSKGFRDPVALVEHVERDHGGTSKA; translated from the exons ATGGGAACTCCCCAATTCCCTGATCTTGGAAAGCATTGCTCCGTCGAAGATTGTAAACAGATCGACTTCTTGCCTTTCACTTGCGATCGTTGCCACCTG GTATATTGCCTGGAACATAGAAGCTACATTAAACATCACTGTCCAAAAGCTGATAAAAAAGACGTTACCGTTGTCATTTGTCCGTTATGTGCTAAAGGAGTTCGCCTGATTCCAGATGAAGATCCAAACATCACCTGGGAAATGCATGTTAATACTGAATGTGATCCTTCAAATTATGACAAAGtcacaaagaagaaaaaatgtcCAGTTCCAGGCTGCAGGGAAGTTTTAACATTCTCAAACACAATCAAATGTAGGGACTGTACTCTAGACCACTGCTTAAAGCACCGTTTTGGGCCAGATCACAAATGTCCCGGACCTAAGAAATCCGACCCAGGTTTTCCATTTATGGGTCTTTTAAGCAGGAGTAGAAAAGAATCGAAAACCAACCAAGCTCCTGCAACATCTTCATCCAAGTGGGCTACAAGTTTTCTTAATGCAGCTTCTACTGTTCGAGCCTCAGCTGAAGCAGGTATGACCAAATTGGGCAGTGAAATAAGTCAAAAGTTGCAAATTGCAAGGGACGGAGTTGGGCTGAGCAGCAGCGGTGGCGGCAGCAATGGGAATGCAGGGCAAGTAGAGGAGTGCCCACAATGTGGAGCGAAGTTTTCCTCAGTTACAACATTGGTGGACCATGTGGAGAAGGTACATGAAAGGAACAACCAATCTCGAGTTTTTAAGATGTCGATCGATGTCTGCCCCAAGTGTAGTAAAGGGTTTCGTGATCCAGTTGCGCTTGTAGAGCATGTTGAAAGGGATCACGGTGGCACTTCGAAAGCTTAA
- the LOC105799499 gene encoding uncharacterized protein LOC105799499, with amino-acid sequence MAAKYIIGSVAASFAVAYVADKLVADEKIFGGTTPNTVSNKEWWEETDKKFQAWPRTAGPPVVMNPISRQNFIVKSGSE; translated from the exons ATGGCAGCAAAATATATTATTGGTTCTGTTGCGGCATCATTTGCTGTTGCTTATGTAGCTGATAAACTTGTTGCTGATGAGAAGATTTTTGGAG GGACTACACCCAACACTGTTTCCAACAAGGAATGGTGGGAAGAAACTGACAAGAAATTTCAGGCATGGCCTCGCACTGCCGGTCCACCTGTGGTGATGAATCCCATCAGCCGCCAGAATTTCATTGTTAAGTCGGGTTCTGAATGA